Below is a window of Candidatus Leptovillus gracilis DNA.
TACACCGGGTCGTACCCCTCGGCCACCAGCCGGTCCATCGCCGCGTCTGTCAGGGTGATGGTCACATTGCGCTTCGCCAGCAGCTTGCCCACATGCCCCAATTGGATACCGGCGATGGTCCGCAGTTGTTCCTTCTCCAACCGGTGGAACAGCACAATCTCGTCCACCCGGTTCAGGAATTCCGGCCGGAAATGGTTGCGTAACGCCCCCATCACCCGCTCTTCCATCACCGCCTCGTCGCTGGCGTCCAAAAGGTATTGGCTGCCGACGTTGCTGGTCATGATGA
It encodes the following:
- a CDS encoding AAA family ATPase; the encoded protein is IMTSNVGSQYLLDASDEAVMEERVMGALRNHFRPEFLNRVDEIVLFHRLEKEQLRTIAGIQLGHVGKLLAKRNVTITLTDAAMDRLVAEGYDPVYGARPLKRVLQKQIVDPLALKLIQAEIRDGDHVVVGVADNALTFEVVDVGETAYA